In Zobellia roscoffensis, the following are encoded in one genomic region:
- a CDS encoding alpha-L-fucosidase, producing the protein MKIIKTTTLFVCIAMLTMGRGFSQEKEVKKLSDDERMEWWRDAKFGMFIHWGAYSIIGGERGTKIAGGGAEWAMDKLDYTVEDYEKFPQMFNPVMFDADAWVKMAKDAGMKYIVITSKHHEGFSLWDSKVSDYDVMDTSPFKRDVIKELAEACKKQDIKFCVYYSIVDWHHPQAQGNLYPNYNIAQHDDPSVVNPKFPKYFKNYMKPQVKELLTNYGDIGVVWFDGDWISDYTTEMGKELYSFIRDIQPNTIVNNRVDKGRNGMEGMDMEGNFAGDFGTPEQEIPDTGIDSAWEACMTMNGSWGYKPSDNNWKSSEDLIQKLVDIVSKGGNFLLNIGPDGFGRFPSESIRRLNAMGEWTKKNGEAVYGASASPYEKPKWGRYTKKGNVIYAHVFDWPESGLLKLNKDIKVKKATLLTAPDSELQATATSRELLLEVPILAPDATVSVVKLEL; encoded by the coding sequence ATGAAAATAATAAAAACAACGACTTTGTTTGTATGTATAGCAATGTTGACCATGGGAAGAGGATTTTCTCAGGAAAAAGAGGTAAAAAAACTATCCGATGACGAACGTATGGAATGGTGGCGCGATGCTAAATTCGGCATGTTTATTCATTGGGGTGCTTACTCAATCATAGGCGGAGAACGAGGAACAAAAATTGCCGGTGGAGGCGCTGAATGGGCCATGGATAAATTAGACTATACGGTTGAGGATTACGAAAAATTTCCACAAATGTTTAATCCGGTAATGTTTGATGCAGATGCTTGGGTGAAAATGGCCAAAGATGCAGGTATGAAGTATATCGTGATTACTTCTAAGCACCATGAAGGCTTTAGTCTATGGGATTCAAAAGTATCTGATTACGATGTGATGGATACTTCCCCTTTTAAACGAGATGTTATTAAAGAACTTGCGGAAGCTTGTAAGAAACAGGATATCAAATTTTGTGTTTACTATTCTATTGTAGATTGGCACCATCCACAGGCACAGGGAAATTTGTATCCAAATTACAACATCGCACAACATGATGATCCATCCGTGGTAAATCCAAAATTCCCAAAGTACTTTAAAAACTACATGAAGCCTCAAGTAAAAGAACTATTAACCAATTATGGTGATATAGGAGTAGTTTGGTTTGATGGCGATTGGATTTCAGATTATACTACCGAAATGGGTAAAGAACTTTACAGTTTTATTCGCGATATTCAACCTAATACTATTGTAAATAATAGAGTGGATAAAGGTAGAAATGGAATGGAAGGTATGGATATGGAAGGAAATTTTGCAGGAGATTTTGGTACTCCTGAGCAAGAAATTCCAGATACTGGTATCGATTCTGCTTGGGAAGCATGTATGACCATGAATGGTTCTTGGGGGTATAAACCATCTGATAACAATTGGAAAAGTAGTGAAGATTTAATTCAAAAATTAGTCGATATAGTATCTAAGGGAGGTAACTTTTTATTGAATATTGGGCCTGATGGTTTTGGAAGATTTCCTTCAGAAAGCATTAGAAGATTAAATGCTATGGGAGAATGGACCAAAAAGAATGGGGAAGCTGTTTATGGCGCTTCTGCTAGTCCTTATGAAAAACCAAAATGGGGGCGCTACACTAAAAAGGGAAATGTTATTTACGCACATGTTTTTGATTGGCCAGAAAGTGGATTGTTAAAGCTGAATAAAGATATCAAGGTTAAAAAAGCAACCTTGTTAACAGCGCCTGATTCTGAATTACAAGCAACCGCTACATCAAGAGAATTGCTGTTAGAGGTACCTATATTAGCACCTGACGCTACTGTCAGTGTTGTTAAATTAGAATTGTAA
- a CDS encoding PDZ domain-containing protein: MQKLNKILFLVGFMALLFSCTSEEKPIEIYVSMASENEKANKLIFKTVEEAIQKVSELKKDSPEAHVIINILPGTYYLTKPITIPASLSNLTIKGSGASEVTLKGAVPIHLDWRKYEDNIYVADVDRASGFDQFVVNGKPQILARYPDYDEAAQYWQGFAEDALSKERVASWKNPIGTYFHALHGGRWGGFHFRIVGLDTDGNPIFDGGHQNNRASEPHKEFRMVENVFEELDSPGEWYLDTEENRLYYWPLDGTDLNVAKLEVSVLKNLIQITGTVDNPVRNVTIEGLKFENTQRTFMDEYEPLLRSDWMIYRGGAVFFEGTENCKVTNNEFTNLGGNVILASKYNKNLEIIGNHIHDSGASAISFIGDPSAVRSPSFNYSEFVAVTEMDTIAGPKNELYPRESLVEDNLIYRIGRIEKQTAGVQISMAMDITVRHNSIYDVPRAGINIGDGTWGGHILEYNDVFNTVLETSDHGSFNSWGRDRFWHPKRGVMDSLTDANPNMWKWDAVHTTVIRNNRFRCDHGWDIDLDDGSSNYHIYKNLLLNNGLKLREGFHRVAENNIMVNNSLHPHVWFANSEDVFKHNIVGDAYQDVRLDGWGKELDYNLFPNEVTMLKSQIYNRDLHSIYGNPKFKDPVNLDFTVMADDLASKIGFENFPMDKFGVQTPGLKEIAKTPEVPELKNPLGNEENTSPVVMWLRNGLKSVDSQEEQSAYGLKTTEGVIVLSIWNQSPAVQNNGIKKGDVILFANGKKVKGVREFFKITSEFKQQETMDITVMRNQTEQTLTIRTK; this comes from the coding sequence ATGCAAAAATTAAATAAAATACTTTTTTTGGTCGGCTTTATGGCGCTCCTTTTTTCGTGTACTTCGGAAGAGAAGCCCATAGAGATTTATGTTTCTATGGCTTCAGAAAATGAAAAGGCAAATAAGCTCATTTTCAAGACCGTAGAAGAAGCAATTCAAAAAGTATCGGAATTAAAAAAAGATAGTCCGGAAGCTCATGTAATTATCAACATTCTTCCAGGAACTTATTATTTGACTAAACCCATTACCATACCCGCCTCGTTGAGTAATTTGACCATCAAGGGTTCGGGTGCGTCGGAAGTTACTTTAAAAGGAGCTGTACCCATACATTTAGATTGGAGGAAATATGAAGACAACATTTATGTAGCCGATGTGGACCGAGCCTCAGGTTTTGACCAATTTGTGGTTAACGGCAAACCACAGATTTTAGCGCGATACCCCGATTACGATGAAGCCGCGCAGTATTGGCAAGGCTTTGCCGAAGATGCGTTGTCCAAAGAACGTGTGGCATCATGGAAAAACCCGATTGGAACTTATTTTCACGCCTTACATGGTGGTAGATGGGGTGGTTTCCATTTTCGTATTGTAGGTCTTGATACCGATGGAAATCCAATTTTTGATGGTGGTCATCAAAACAATAGGGCGTCCGAGCCGCACAAAGAATTCCGCATGGTAGAGAATGTCTTTGAGGAACTAGATAGCCCAGGAGAATGGTATTTAGATACGGAGGAAAACAGGCTCTATTATTGGCCTTTAGACGGTACGGATTTGAATGTAGCTAAACTTGAGGTTTCTGTTTTGAAAAATCTAATTCAAATTACGGGAACAGTAGATAATCCGGTAAGAAATGTAACCATAGAAGGGTTGAAGTTCGAAAACACCCAACGTACTTTTATGGACGAATACGAGCCTCTTTTAAGAAGCGATTGGATGATATACCGAGGCGGAGCCGTTTTCTTTGAAGGAACGGAAAATTGCAAGGTGACCAATAACGAATTCACAAACCTTGGTGGCAATGTAATTTTGGCGAGTAAGTACAATAAAAATTTGGAAATTATCGGAAATCACATTCATGATTCTGGTGCAAGTGCCATATCCTTTATAGGTGACCCTTCTGCGGTGCGGTCTCCTTCTTTTAACTATTCTGAATTTGTGGCAGTAACGGAAATGGATACCATAGCGGGGCCAAAAAACGAGCTGTACCCAAGAGAATCCTTGGTAGAGGATAACTTAATTTACAGAATAGGTAGAATAGAAAAGCAAACGGCTGGCGTTCAAATTTCCATGGCTATGGATATTACCGTTCGGCATAATAGCATTTATGATGTGCCTAGAGCGGGTATAAATATTGGTGATGGTACTTGGGGCGGACATATTTTAGAATACAATGACGTGTTCAATACAGTTCTGGAGACCAGTGATCATGGGTCTTTCAATTCATGGGGAAGAGATAGGTTCTGGCATCCCAAAAGAGGCGTAATGGATAGTTTAACGGACGCAAACCCAAATATGTGGAAATGGGATGCCGTGCATACCACCGTCATCCGTAATAATCGTTTTAGATGTGATCACGGTTGGGATATTGATTTAGATGATGGGTCTTCTAACTATCACATTTACAAAAACTTATTGTTGAACAACGGACTAAAACTGAGAGAGGGTTTTCATAGGGTTGCGGAGAATAATATTATGGTCAACAATTCTTTACATCCTCACGTTTGGTTTGCGAATAGTGAAGACGTTTTTAAACATAATATTGTTGGTGATGCCTACCAAGATGTGCGATTAGATGGGTGGGGCAAAGAGTTGGATTATAACTTGTTTCCTAACGAGGTTACCATGTTAAAATCACAAATTTATAATAGAGACCTTCACAGTATATACGGGAATCCCAAATTTAAAGACCCTGTAAATCTAGACTTTACGGTAATGGCAGATGATTTAGCATCTAAAATTGGCTTTGAAAACTTTCCGATGGATAAATTCGGTGTGCAAACGCCTGGTCTCAAAGAAATAGCGAAAACACCAGAAGTTCCGGAATTGAAAAATCCTCTTGGCAATGAAGAGAACACATCGCCCGTAGTGATGTGGTTGAGAAACGGCTTAAAAAGTGTTGATTCCCAAGAAGAACAATCGGCATACGGATTAAAAACAACCGAAGGAGTAATTGTACTTAGCATTTGGAACCAAAGTCCGGCCGTGCAGAACAACGGGATAAAAAAAGGAGATGTGATTCTTTTCGCAAACGGAAAAAAAGTAAAAGGGGTAAGAGAATTTTTTAAGATTACTTCTGAGTTTAAACAACAAGAGACAATGGATATAACGGTTATGCGTAACCAAACCGAACAGACACTAACAATAAGAACCAAATAA